Sequence from the Deltaproteobacteria bacterium genome:
AAAGCAGAGAAAATATTTTCAAATCAGAACATCTGCATAGTAATAATTTGCCTTAGCCGCGTACTTTTCTCTATTTTTTTTCATTTGAGCCTATTTACTCGTCAACCTCCCACTTTTACCACTGTTCTGCCCCTGATTTTTCCTTGCATGATCTGTTCTACCAGTCCCGGCACCGCGTCCAGAGTCACCTCATTACTGATAGCCTCGAGCCAGCCTCCATCATGCTTTGCCTCTGCCAGCAGTTTCCAGACTTCCACCCTCTTGTCTCTCGGACACATTACCGAATCTATCCCCAGAAGGCTCACCCCTCTTAGTATGAAAGGGTAGACCGTGGTGGACACCTTCACGCCTCCAGTAAGCCCGCAGCTCGCAATGACGCCTCCGTATTGCATGGTACGAGTGAGATAAGCAAGAGTCATCCCACCTACTGGATCAACTGCCCCGGCCCAGCGACCTTTTTCCATGGGCCGTTCTGCCTCCCCTGAAACTTCCTCTCGAGAAAGGATCTCCCTGGCTCCGAGCTTCTCCAGATACTCCGCTTCTTGCATCTTTCCCGTACTCGCGGCAACCTGGTATCCCCGACGTGCCAGCAAGGAAACTGCCACGCTGCCCA
This genomic interval carries:
- a CDS encoding oxidoreductase; amino-acid sequence: MHTYKALVVDKANGEVELSLRERSLGELPSGEVTIRVAYSSFNYKDALACIATGRVAQKYPLVPGIDLAGEVVESTEPKFSKGEQVVLTGYGLGVSHDGGFSELARVPADWLVPLPEGLTSKEAMILGTAGFTAGLSLLKMEMNGLSPENGTVLVTGATGGVGSVAVSLLARRGYQVAASTGKMQEAEYLEKLGAREILSREEVSGEAERPMEKGRWAGAVDPVGGMTLAYLTRTMQYGGVIASCGLTGGVKVSTTVYPFILRGVSLLGIDSVMCPRDKRVEVWKLLAEAKHDGGWLEAISNEVTLDAVPGLVEQIMQGKIRGRTVVKVGG